From Acidobacteriota bacterium, one genomic window encodes:
- a CDS encoding bifunctional rhamnulose-1-phosphate aldolase/short-chain dehydrogenase, translating to MAASLKFLEDRWDESVAKTLDAPELLRYRSNLLGSDLRITNFGGGNTSSKFELQDPLDRSSKEVLWVKGSGGDLGSIKREGFATLYLDRLRAMEKVYPGVTREDEMVAMYPLCTFGNNPVAASIDTPLHGFLPFPHVDHLHPDWAIALAASANGKERMEEFNKEFGHKLVWLPWQRPGFELAMMLKRAVEDNPGCDGIILGGHGLFTWGNTQRESYLNTITIIDQIGQFIEKHDQKRGKKAFGGALYETRKDSSAVAEHVFAHLRGAVSRKQRWIGNFVSSPDVLEFVNSAQAKKLAHLGTSCPDHFIRTKIRPMYIEWDPKGDPKEIPALIDKALETYRAEYAEYYEKHALKDSPAQRDASPTVVLLPGVGMFSFGKNKTEARLTGEFYTNAIHVMQGAGSLSSETPCTSVPQAGPAAGPEEFTVFENYVALPPSEAFRIEYWALEEAKIRRQPPEKELSRRIVLVVGGGSGIGRETALLAAERGAHIVVADRDVKGAESVAEECKKIVGKEAVISTSIDITKRETIQAALQATVSAFGGVDLVINTAAIFPSSPTGVISDAQWGTTLEINVTANYLLADEADKVFKAQGIGGSIVLTSSANAVVAKKGSEAYDVSKAALSHLVRELAVTLSPVRVNGISPATVVKGSTMFPRDRVKASLAKYDIAFDDAESDDALRNKLAAFYAKRTLTHVPIDPRDCAEAILFLAGPKTPVTTGHLIPVDGGLVEAYLR from the coding sequence ATGGCTGCATCGCTTAAGTTTTTAGAGGACCGTTGGGACGAGTCTGTTGCGAAGACGCTGGATGCTCCCGAGCTGTTGCGTTATCGCTCGAACCTTCTCGGTTCCGACCTCCGCATCACAAACTTCGGCGGAGGCAATACCAGCTCTAAGTTTGAGCTGCAGGACCCGCTCGACCGCTCCTCGAAAGAAGTTCTCTGGGTAAAGGGATCGGGGGGCGATCTCGGTTCCATCAAGCGCGAAGGCTTTGCAACGTTGTACCTCGACCGCCTGCGCGCGATGGAGAAGGTCTATCCTGGCGTTACCCGCGAAGACGAGATGGTGGCGATGTACCCGCTCTGTACCTTCGGCAACAATCCGGTTGCAGCATCCATCGATACGCCGTTGCACGGGTTTCTGCCATTCCCGCACGTCGATCACCTGCATCCGGACTGGGCGATTGCGCTCGCCGCTTCGGCAAATGGCAAGGAGCGCATGGAGGAGTTCAACAAGGAGTTCGGGCACAAGCTCGTCTGGCTTCCCTGGCAGCGACCTGGCTTTGAGCTGGCCATGATGCTCAAGCGTGCCGTTGAGGACAACCCGGGCTGCGATGGAATCATTCTCGGTGGCCACGGTCTGTTTACATGGGGCAACACGCAGCGCGAGAGCTACCTGAACACCATCACGATCATCGACCAGATCGGGCAGTTCATTGAGAAGCACGATCAGAAGCGCGGCAAGAAGGCCTTCGGAGGCGCCTTATACGAGACACGCAAGGACTCCAGCGCAGTTGCTGAGCACGTCTTTGCTCATCTTCGCGGGGCTGTCAGCCGCAAACAGCGCTGGATTGGAAACTTCGTCTCCTCTCCCGATGTGCTGGAGTTCGTCAACAGTGCGCAGGCAAAGAAGCTCGCGCATCTGGGAACGAGCTGCCCCGACCACTTCATTCGCACCAAGATTCGCCCGATGTACATCGAGTGGGACCCCAAGGGAGACCCCAAAGAGATTCCGGCGCTCATCGACAAAGCGCTTGAAACCTACCGCGCCGAATATGCGGAGTATTACGAGAAACACGCGCTCAAGGACTCGCCTGCGCAGCGCGACGCCAGCCCTACGGTGGTGCTACTGCCCGGCGTCGGCATGTTCTCCTTTGGCAAGAACAAGACCGAAGCGCGTCTCACCGGCGAGTTCTACACCAATGCTATTCACGTCATGCAGGGCGCTGGCTCTCTCTCCAGCGAGACTCCATGCACCTCCGTTCCGCAGGCTGGCCCCGCTGCCGGTCCTGAGGAGTTCACCGTCTTTGAGAACTACGTCGCTCTCCCGCCGAGCGAGGCCTTCCGTATCGAGTATTGGGCGCTCGAAGAGGCGAAGATCCGCCGTCAGCCACCGGAGAAAGAGCTGAGCCGGCGCATCGTTCTTGTGGTCGGTGGAGGCAGCGGCATCGGCCGCGAGACTGCGCTTCTGGCGGCCGAACGCGGTGCTCACATCGTCGTTGCTGATCGCGACGTCAAAGGCGCAGAGTCTGTCGCTGAAGAATGCAAGAAGATTGTTGGCAAAGAAGCGGTTATTTCCACCTCAATCGACATTACAAAGCGAGAGACGATTCAGGCTGCGTTGCAGGCGACTGTCAGCGCCTTCGGTGGCGTCGATCTCGTCATCAACACAGCAGCGATCTTCCCCTCATCCCCAACTGGGGTTATCAGCGACGCGCAGTGGGGAACGACGCTCGAGATCAACGTTACGGCCAACTATCTGCTCGCCGATGAAGCGGACAAGGTCTTCAAGGCGCAGGGCATCGGCGGCTCGATCGTGCTCACCAGCTCGGCCAACGCTGTTGTCGCAAAGAAAGGGAGCGAGGCTTACGACGTATCGAAGGCTGCATTGAGCCATCTTGTGCGCGAGTTGGCGGTCACGCTCTCCCCTGTGAGGGTCAATGGCATCTCTCCGGCAACTGTCGTCAAAGGCTCGACGATGTTTCCACGCGACCGCGTGAAGGCATCGCTCGCGAAGTACGACATCGCCTTCGACGACGCGGAGAGCGATGACGCGCTCAGAAACAAACTCGCTGCCTTCTATGCAAAGCGCACGCTCACCCATGTGCCGATTGATCCAAGGGACTGCGCTGAGGCGATCCTCTTTCTTGCCGGTCCAAAGACACCCGTAACCACCGGCCATCTTATCCCCGTAGATGGCGGTCTTGTGGAGGCCTATCTCCGGTGA
- a CDS encoding substrate-binding domain-containing protein, with product MSKAAKRLYLIPVLSKALDILELLQAENEPMSLEAVHRRSRVSKTTVYRVLKTFVHRGYLSRSSDGLYRIVSRPKKIRFGFAAQSAEMPFSVAVTESLNAATANAGIDLLVLDNRYDAATAIQNAEEFVRSKVDLVIEFQVEQEAAPVIADKVAAAGIPLIAIDIPHPHATYFGVDNYRVGYEAGDLLARHAEQQWEGKASWVLGLDLPEAGQLVQSRITGAFEAIKAKLPDVPIESFVRMDGRGMREKSRKLVGDFLARHPKERGILIAAANDTSALGALDAVKEAKREKQVVIVGQDAIPEAVAEIRKKSSPMIGTISHEVGSYGTHLVHIGLALLNGTTVPPYNFAEHRVVTNADEQTA from the coding sequence TTGAGTAAAGCAGCGAAACGTCTCTATCTCATCCCCGTGCTTTCCAAGGCGCTGGACATCCTCGAGCTGCTTCAGGCCGAGAACGAGCCGATGTCGCTTGAGGCGGTTCATCGCCGGTCGAGGGTGTCGAAGACCACGGTCTACCGCGTACTGAAGACCTTTGTGCATCGCGGCTATCTGTCGCGCAGCTCCGATGGCCTCTACCGCATCGTCTCCCGGCCGAAGAAGATACGCTTCGGCTTTGCGGCGCAGAGCGCGGAGATGCCCTTCTCCGTTGCCGTAACGGAGAGTCTGAATGCAGCGACAGCCAATGCCGGCATCGACCTGCTTGTGCTCGACAACCGCTACGATGCAGCCACCGCGATTCAAAATGCCGAGGAGTTCGTTCGCAGCAAAGTGGACCTCGTTATCGAGTTCCAGGTGGAGCAGGAGGCCGCGCCCGTTATCGCCGATAAGGTCGCTGCGGCAGGAATTCCCTTAATCGCAATCGACATTCCACACCCTCATGCAACCTACTTCGGTGTCGACAACTACCGTGTCGGTTACGAGGCCGGCGACCTGCTCGCCAGACATGCCGAACAGCAGTGGGAGGGCAAGGCCTCCTGGGTGCTCGGGCTCGATCTTCCCGAGGCCGGACAGCTTGTGCAGAGCCGAATCACCGGAGCCTTTGAGGCAATCAAGGCAAAGCTGCCCGATGTCCCCATCGAATCTTTTGTAAGGATGGATGGTCGCGGCATGCGGGAGAAGAGTAGAAAGCTGGTCGGAGATTTTCTCGCGAGGCATCCTAAAGAAAGGGGCATTCTGATCGCTGCCGCCAACGACACCAGCGCCCTCGGCGCGCTGGATGCGGTGAAAGAGGCAAAACGCGAGAAACAGGTTGTTATTGTCGGGCAGGATGCGATCCCTGAAGCGGTCGCCGAGATTCGTAAAAAAAGCTCTCCCATGATCGGGACCATCTCCCATGAGGTAGGCAGCTACGGCACGCATCTGGTGCACATAGGGTTGGCGCTTTTGAATGGCACAACAGTGCCGCCATACAACTTCGCCGAACATCGCGTTGTGACCAATGCCGATGAGCAGACCGCTTGA
- a CDS encoding sugar isomerase, producing the protein MSDISAAQQGRVFAALDNFRIEIPSWGFANTGTRFGKFIQPGAATSVEEKFADAGEVNRLTGIAPTVALHVLWDLPKGKADVPEIKRLEAKYGIKCGSINPNLFQDQGYKFGAMANPDPEIRECAIQHLLESVELAKALGSRDISIWDADGSNYPGTQSIRRRIEWTGEALEKTHAALAPNQRMLVEYKPFEPAFYHTDIADWGMALALAHRAGPQAKVLVDTGHHYVGQNIEQIVVWLLHLGALGGFHFNDRKYADDDLTIGSIDPYQVFRIFHELLSDAKSAADVAFMIDQSHNLKGKMEAAVQTVMTAQEIYARAALVDQGLLSELQDKCDLVAAEEHFRGCFWTDVRPLAREWRQSKGLAADPLAELRDSGYVEETVKSRAAKNAGSVASYA; encoded by the coding sequence ATGTCAGACATTTCGGCAGCACAGCAGGGGCGGGTGTTCGCTGCATTGGACAACTTCCGTATCGAGATCCCGTCCTGGGGGTTCGCCAATACCGGAACGCGCTTTGGGAAGTTCATCCAGCCTGGTGCTGCGACGTCGGTCGAAGAGAAGTTTGCCGACGCCGGCGAAGTGAACCGGTTGACTGGCATTGCGCCAACCGTAGCGCTGCATGTTCTATGGGATCTGCCAAAGGGCAAGGCCGACGTGCCCGAGATCAAGCGGCTGGAGGCGAAGTACGGTATTAAATGCGGCTCCATCAACCCGAATCTCTTTCAGGATCAGGGGTACAAGTTCGGCGCCATGGCGAACCCCGACCCGGAGATTCGCGAGTGTGCGATCCAGCATCTGCTCGAATCGGTAGAGCTGGCAAAGGCCCTTGGCTCACGCGACATCTCTATCTGGGACGCCGACGGCTCCAACTACCCTGGAACCCAGAGCATCCGCCGCCGTATCGAATGGACCGGCGAAGCCCTGGAGAAGACCCATGCCGCGCTCGCTCCCAACCAGCGCATGCTGGTGGAGTACAAGCCCTTCGAGCCCGCGTTCTACCATACAGACATTGCCGACTGGGGCATGGCGCTGGCGCTGGCGCACAGGGCAGGCCCACAGGCCAAGGTGCTGGTCGATACCGGCCACCACTACGTGGGCCAGAACATCGAGCAGATCGTCGTCTGGCTACTCCATCTCGGCGCTCTTGGTGGCTTCCACTTCAACGATCGCAAGTATGCCGATGACGACCTCACCATCGGATCCATCGATCCTTACCAGGTGTTCCGTATCTTCCATGAGCTTCTCAGCGACGCCAAAAGCGCGGCGGACGTTGCCTTCATGATCGACCAGAGCCATAACCTGAAGGGCAAGATGGAGGCCGCTGTACAAACCGTGATGACGGCCCAGGAGATCTACGCTCGCGCTGCGCTGGTGGATCAGGGTCTGCTTTCGGAACTGCAGGACAAGTGCGACCTGGTCGCTGCGGAGGAGCACTTCCGCGGCTGCTTCTGGACGGATGTCCGTCCCCTCGCGCGGGAGTGGAGACAGTCCAAGGGACTTGCTGCCGATCCGCTCGCAGAGCTGCGTGACAGCGGCTACGTTGAGGAGACCGTGAAGTCGCGGGCCGCGAAGAATGCCGGCAGCGTTGCAAGCTATGCTTAG
- a CDS encoding LUD domain-containing protein: MTTTREEILKRIRSAKGASSPEQAASAYAGIERGYQSSASLARKEILHLFEDRLHDYDANVYHAGASGVGEVVAGILSGRGVHRVLVPDGLPSEWQQGAEFVVDRGFSSAELDGFASVMTTATLGIAETGTIVLQTAPGQGRRAVTLVPDYHLCILPAGRVVETVVEAMRLLESTKNIPTTFFSGPSATADIEMTRIKGVHGPRFVDIVLVGEE, translated from the coding sequence ATGACGACGACGCGCGAAGAGATTCTGAAGCGCATACGCTCCGCAAAAGGAGCATCTTCACCTGAGCAGGCCGCGTCTGCTTATGCAGGGATTGAACGCGGCTATCAGTCGTCCGCCAGCCTCGCCCGCAAAGAGATACTGCATCTGTTTGAAGACCGGCTGCACGACTACGACGCCAACGTCTACCATGCGGGTGCATCCGGAGTAGGCGAGGTTGTAGCCGGCATTTTGAGCGGACGCGGTGTTCATCGCGTTCTGGTGCCCGATGGTCTGCCCTCGGAATGGCAGCAGGGGGCGGAATTTGTTGTCGATCGCGGATTCTCTTCCGCCGAACTGGATGGCTTCGCCTCCGTCATGACGACGGCCACGCTGGGGATCGCAGAGACGGGAACGATCGTTCTTCAGACCGCGCCCGGGCAGGGCAGGCGTGCCGTCACGCTAGTGCCGGACTACCATCTCTGCATCCTTCCCGCAGGCCGCGTCGTGGAGACCGTGGTTGAGGCCATGCGACTTCTGGAGTCTACGAAGAACATTCCGACGACGTTCTTCAGCGGGCCTTCGGCGACGGCCGATATCGAGATGACCCGAATCAAGGGGGTTCATGGCCCCCGGTTCGTCGACATCGTACTCGTAGGCGAAGAATAG
- a CDS encoding iron-sulfur cluster-binding protein — translation MSRIPLDPRTAPPFQAAAKALLGDAQLRKNVRHATDVIQNKRRKLVEEKQDWQLLRESARQIRAHALQHLDVYLDEFERNFTRAGGTVHWARDAAEAQRIVVGLVKESGSSEVIKIKSMTTEEVQLNNALEAAGIHAYETDLAELIIQLGEDQPSHIVVPALHKNRAQIREIFRRTMNLPDLGDKPADLADAARRFLREKFLRVKTAVSGANFLIAETGGICIVESEGNGRMCLTLPDTLISVVGIEKVIPRWQDLEPLIQLLPRSATGERMNPYNSLWSGVHPGDGPRAMHVVLLDNGRTNVLADSEGRETLQCIRCAACQNACPVYRQTGGHAYGSVYAGPIGAILTPQLMHMEHSQTLPYASSLCGACYEVCPVKINIPEVLIHLRNKVVEQNGWYTPESLAMKAVAAAFRSERRFRAAQRLGRIAESPLVKSEKQKFSIVGQKQTGNTGWIGWLPGLLGGWTDTRDLQAMPEETFRDWWEKRGKA, via the coding sequence ATGAGCCGCATTCCTCTCGACCCTCGGACTGCTCCGCCTTTTCAGGCTGCGGCAAAAGCGCTTCTGGGCGATGCGCAGCTTCGCAAAAATGTGCGTCACGCCACCGACGTGATTCAGAACAAGCGCCGCAAACTGGTGGAAGAGAAGCAGGACTGGCAGTTGCTCCGCGAGAGCGCCCGACAGATTCGCGCGCACGCTCTTCAGCACCTCGACGTCTACCTCGATGAGTTTGAGCGGAACTTCACGCGCGCGGGAGGGACCGTACACTGGGCGCGTGACGCTGCCGAGGCGCAGAGGATTGTCGTCGGCCTGGTGAAAGAATCCGGCTCTTCGGAGGTCATCAAGATCAAATCGATGACGACCGAAGAGGTGCAGTTGAACAATGCGCTTGAGGCGGCGGGAATTCACGCCTACGAGACAGATCTCGCCGAGCTGATCATTCAGCTTGGAGAAGACCAGCCATCGCACATCGTCGTTCCCGCGTTACATAAAAACCGTGCTCAGATTCGAGAGATCTTTCGCCGGACGATGAATCTTCCTGATCTCGGCGACAAGCCAGCCGATCTCGCCGACGCTGCGCGGCGGTTTCTCCGCGAGAAGTTTCTGCGCGTGAAGACAGCGGTGAGCGGTGCGAACTTCCTGATTGCAGAGACGGGAGGCATCTGCATCGTTGAGAGTGAAGGCAACGGCCGCATGTGCCTCACCCTGCCTGACACGCTGATCTCAGTCGTCGGTATCGAGAAGGTCATTCCGCGCTGGCAGGATCTCGAGCCTCTCATTCAGCTTCTACCGCGATCGGCGACCGGCGAGCGAATGAACCCGTACAACTCGCTGTGGAGCGGCGTTCATCCGGGCGATGGGCCGCGAGCCATGCACGTCGTATTGCTCGACAACGGACGCACAAACGTGTTGGCGGACTCCGAGGGGCGAGAGACGCTTCAGTGCATTCGCTGCGCAGCCTGCCAGAACGCATGCCCGGTCTATCGCCAGACCGGAGGCCACGCTTACGGAAGCGTTTATGCTGGCCCCATTGGCGCGATACTTACGCCGCAGTTGATGCACATGGAGCACTCGCAGACACTGCCGTATGCGTCGTCGCTGTGCGGCGCCTGTTACGAGGTATGCCCGGTGAAGATCAACATCCCCGAGGTGCTGATCCACCTCCGCAACAAGGTCGTCGAGCAGAACGGTTGGTACACGCCGGAGAGCCTGGCGATGAAGGCAGTCGCGGCAGCCTTTCGTTCGGAGCGGCGCTTCAGGGCGGCGCAAAGACTGGGGCGCATCGCGGAGTCGCCGCTTGTGAAATCGGAGAAACAGAAATTTTCCATCGTGGGGCAAAAGCAGACCGGCAACACAGGATGGATCGGTTGGCTTCCCGGCCTGTTGGGCGGATGGACCGACACGCGGGACCTGCAGGCGATGCCAGAAGAGACCTTCCGCGACTGGTGGGAGAAGAGAGGCAAGGCATGA
- a CDS encoding (Fe-S)-binding protein, translating to MKVALFITCYNDTLFPSTGKAVVEVLERLGHTVEFPAGQTCCGQMHWNTGYQVEALPLLPRFVAQFEHAEAVVVPSSSCVAMMREHYPMMAERIVAEGGDATLPQRTAVLLPRVWEFSEFLTKKLGLTDIGAYYPHRVTYHASCHGLRSLGLGDGPQKLLKAVRGLELVEISNLEQCCGFGGTFAVKNADVSSAMLSDKTRAVLNTGAEECTACDNSCLMHIQGALHRQRTGVTTRHIAEILAHTEASEAAEEAGETEVNV from the coding sequence TTGAAGGTTGCGCTATTTATTACCTGCTATAACGACACGCTCTTTCCTTCAACGGGGAAGGCCGTTGTCGAGGTCCTCGAACGTCTCGGGCATACGGTGGAGTTTCCGGCCGGACAGACCTGTTGCGGCCAGATGCACTGGAACACTGGCTATCAGGTGGAGGCGCTTCCGCTGCTTCCGCGCTTCGTCGCTCAGTTTGAGCACGCTGAGGCCGTGGTCGTGCCGTCGTCATCCTGCGTTGCCATGATGCGCGAACACTATCCCATGATGGCAGAGAGGATCGTTGCTGAAGGCGGCGATGCCACTCTGCCGCAGCGCACCGCCGTGTTGCTTCCGCGCGTCTGGGAGTTCTCCGAGTTCCTGACAAAGAAACTTGGACTGACTGATATTGGGGCCTACTATCCACATCGCGTGACCTATCACGCCAGTTGTCATGGGCTTCGTTCGCTTGGTCTTGGAGACGGGCCTCAGAAGCTGCTTAAAGCAGTGCGCGGTCTTGAACTGGTCGAGATATCAAATCTTGAGCAGTGTTGCGGCTTCGGAGGGACGTTCGCTGTAAAAAACGCCGACGTATCGAGCGCGATGCTTTCAGACAAGACGCGCGCGGTCCTGAACACAGGCGCGGAGGAGTGTACGGCCTGCGACAACTCCTGCCTCATGCATATTCAGGGGGCCTTGCATCGTCAGCGAACGGGCGTCACGACGCGGCACATTGCTGAGATACTCGCACACACAGAAGCCAGTGAGGCCGCGGAAGAGGCGGGCGAGACGGAGGTCAACGTATGA
- a CDS encoding L-rhamnose/proton symporter RhaT codes for MGPNPLIGVIFHWIGGFASATNFIPFRGIKRWSFEIYWIIQGFAAWIVAPLVLCSIFVPDTFGILRAAPASSIHAAIFWGILWGVGGLTFGLSVRYLGIALGYAIALGFCTAFGTLIPPVIHGQLGTIAHERSGQVVIGGVCLCLVAIAVNGLAGWWKEHEVTAEEKAEAGERDFSFARGLTVAVFAGIMSSFFAVGLDAGKPIADIAKTRLLAAGRLDLWQNLPVLIVVLWGGFLTNLLWSIFLIAKNKSAKEFAGEPGSNPLRSAHISGETIAGIDPTDPGLLRLSNKTLVANYLLAALAGVVWYFQFFFYSMGQTKMGQFEFSSWTLHMASIILFATLWGIVLKEWRGTSAKTRAMVTLGIILLIGATVVVGAGNYLKTKEPAQTSMALTR; via the coding sequence ATGGGACCAAACCCGCTGATAGGCGTCATCTTTCATTGGATTGGCGGCTTTGCTTCCGCTACGAATTTTATTCCGTTTCGCGGAATCAAGCGGTGGTCCTTTGAAATCTACTGGATCATCCAGGGATTTGCCGCCTGGATCGTTGCACCGCTTGTCCTGTGCAGTATCTTCGTGCCAGACACCTTTGGCATTCTCCGCGCCGCGCCCGCCAGTTCCATCCATGCCGCGATCTTCTGGGGCATCTTGTGGGGTGTTGGAGGACTGACCTTTGGCCTATCCGTCCGCTACCTGGGCATCGCGCTGGGATACGCCATCGCGCTCGGCTTCTGCACGGCCTTCGGAACGCTGATTCCGCCCGTCATTCACGGTCAGCTTGGAACGATTGCTCACGAGCGTTCAGGCCAGGTGGTTATTGGTGGAGTCTGCCTGTGCCTCGTTGCCATCGCCGTCAACGGCTTGGCGGGATGGTGGAAGGAGCACGAAGTAACGGCCGAGGAAAAGGCCGAGGCCGGAGAAAGAGATTTTTCCTTTGCTCGCGGGCTTACCGTCGCCGTCTTCGCTGGCATCATGAGCAGCTTCTTCGCCGTCGGACTCGACGCTGGAAAGCCAATAGCCGACATCGCCAAAACCCGCCTGCTCGCAGCCGGAAGACTCGACCTATGGCAGAACCTTCCTGTCCTGATCGTCGTGCTCTGGGGAGGATTTCTTACCAATCTGCTGTGGTCCATCTTCCTGATCGCAAAGAACAAGTCCGCAAAAGAGTTTGCCGGGGAACCAGGCAGCAATCCGTTGCGCTCGGCACACATCAGCGGCGAGACAATCGCCGGGATCGACCCTACCGACCCGGGGCTGCTCCGCTTGTCCAACAAAACTCTGGTTGCGAACTACCTCCTCGCCGCGCTCGCCGGGGTGGTCTGGTACTTCCAGTTCTTCTTCTACTCCATGGGACAGACGAAGATGGGGCAGTTCGAGTTCTCGTCGTGGACGCTGCACATGGCGTCGATCATCCTCTTCGCGACCCTCTGGGGAATCGTGCTGAAGGAGTGGCGCGGCACCAGCGCGAAGACAAGGGCCATGGTGACCCTGGGCATCATTCTTCTGATTGGCGCAACCGTGGTGGTAGGGGCTGGAAACTACCTGAAGACGAAAGAACCTGCACAGACATCAATGGCGCTCACCCGATAG
- a CDS encoding S9 family peptidase, whose translation MTRRLTLCMAALTFLASQSGLGQSFTIEQALSAPFASNLTSGPKPGTLAWMEDEQGHRNLWTGTRNAAGRYEVKRLTAYDSDDGQEMYDIAWTPDGSHIVYVRGGDSEFLGRPDPNPEHLAGGVSQNILIVAATGGEPHKLGEGYSPAVSPKGDQVAYLSHGQVWSAGLASDAPKAQLMFHARGEITSLAWSPDGHALAFVSDRGDHGFIGVYDVASKGLQYLEPSTADDTDPAWSPDSRQIAFIRVPGRPEGSPFNRRTAPPWSIHVADASTGQGKAVWTAAEGRGSAFHESAGGAQLLWSADGFLIFPWEAEGWLHLYSVAATGGKAQLLTPGEFEVEDMRLTRNGREVLYASNQGDIDRRHLWRTPASGSGLPKALTSGAGIEVSPIDDGSATVMLRSDAHTPLRPAVLAASGKINDLAPELVPADYPGARFVAPEQVLFRAADGLEIHGQLFLPANARDGKRHPAAVFFHGGSRRQMLLGFHTMGYYSNAYAMNQYLASQGYIVLSVNYRSGIGYGLDFREAEHYGRDGASEYNDILGAGKYLRSRTDVDPACIGVWGGSYGGFMTALALARSSDIFAAGVDMHGVHQWLRPSSWKPSHAPEADARTLKTAWESSPMAYMSTWRSPVLLIQGDDDRNVPFSQTVSLSRELTKHGVEYEQLVFPDEIHGFLLHRSWVAAYAAEADFFRRHLLTLSKEQQH comes from the coding sequence ATGACGCGCAGGCTTACTCTCTGCATGGCGGCACTCACGTTTCTGGCATCTCAGTCCGGGCTGGGACAGAGCTTCACAATCGAGCAGGCCCTCAGCGCGCCCTTTGCCTCCAACCTGACTTCAGGCCCCAAACCCGGCACGCTTGCCTGGATGGAGGACGAGCAGGGGCATCGCAATCTCTGGACCGGGACGCGCAACGCCGCCGGACGATATGAGGTGAAGCGGCTCACAGCCTACGACTCCGACGATGGCCAGGAGATGTACGACATCGCGTGGACGCCGGACGGCTCGCACATCGTCTATGTACGCGGCGGAGATTCGGAGTTCCTCGGCAGACCGGACCCCAATCCCGAACACCTCGCCGGAGGAGTCTCACAAAACATTTTGATCGTCGCCGCGACCGGCGGAGAGCCGCACAAATTGGGCGAAGGCTACTCGCCTGCGGTGTCGCCGAAGGGCGACCAGGTCGCATACCTGTCGCACGGACAGGTATGGTCGGCCGGACTTGCATCTGACGCGCCCAAGGCCCAACTGATGTTTCACGCTCGCGGCGAGATTACATCGCTCGCATGGTCTCCCGACGGGCACGCGCTGGCCTTTGTCAGCGACCGTGGCGACCACGGCTTTATTGGCGTATACGACGTGGCTTCAAAGGGGCTGCAATATCTCGAACCAAGCACTGCGGACGACACCGACCCCGCGTGGTCGCCCGACAGCAGGCAGATCGCATTTATTCGCGTCCCCGGACGGCCCGAGGGCTCGCCCTTCAACCGCAGAACGGCGCCGCCGTGGTCGATCCATGTCGCCGATGCCTCCACGGGACAGGGCAAGGCCGTCTGGACTGCCGCTGAAGGCAGAGGCAGTGCATTTCATGAGAGCGCCGGCGGCGCCCAGTTGCTATGGAGCGCCGATGGCTTTCTGATCTTTCCGTGGGAGGCTGAGGGCTGGCTGCATCTCTACTCCGTTGCAGCGACAGGTGGCAAAGCGCAACTGTTGACGCCGGGCGAATTTGAAGTCGAAGATATGCGCCTCACACGCAACGGCCGCGAAGTTCTTTACGCCTCGAATCAGGGCGACATTGACCGGCGGCATCTATGGCGCACGCCGGCATCGGGCAGCGGACTGCCCAAAGCGTTGACCAGCGGCGCAGGCATTGAAGTCTCTCCCATCGATGACGGCTCAGCCACTGTGATGCTTCGCTCTGACGCCCACACGCCGCTGCGTCCCGCCGTGCTTGCCGCAAGCGGAAAGATTAACGATCTTGCCCCCGAACTGGTTCCTGCCGACTACCCTGGAGCAAGGTTTGTCGCTCCTGAGCAGGTGTTGTTTCGAGCAGCAGACGGTCTTGAGATTCACGGCCAGCTCTTTCTACCTGCGAATGCACGCGACGGCAAACGACATCCCGCGGCTGTCTTCTTTCATGGCGGATCGCGGCGGCAGATGCTGCTCGGCTTCCACACCATGGGCTACTACTCGAACGCCTATGCCATGAACCAGTACCTCGCGAGCCAGGGCTACATCGTTCTGTCGGTCAACTACCGGAGCGGTATCGGGTATGGACTCGACTTCCGCGAGGCCGAACACTACGGCCGCGACGGCGCCAGCGAGTACAACGACATTCTCGGCGCTGGAAAATATCTGCGCAGCCGCACCGACGTTGATCCGGCTTGCATCGGCGTATGGGGAGGAAGCTACGGCGGCTTTATGACCGCTCTTGCCCTTGCGCGATCGTCGGACATCTTCGCTGCCGGAGTCGACATGCACGGCGTCCATCAGTGGCTGCGTCCTTCGAGTTGGAAGCCCTCGCACGCCCCCGAGGCCGATGCGCGAACATTGAAGACCGCATGGGAGTCTTCGCCCATGGCGTATATGTCGACGTGGCGATCGCCCGTGTTGCTGATTCAGGGTGACGACGACCGCAATGTGCCTTTTTCGCAGACAGTATCGCTCTCACGCGAACTGACGAAACATGGCGTCGAGTACGAACAGCTCGTCTTCCCCGACGAGATTCACGGCTTCCTGCTGCATCGTTCATGGGTGGCAGCCTATGCCGCTGAGGCCGATTTCTTCCGCCGCCATCTCCTGACACTCTCTAAGGAGCAACAACATTGA